One window of the Gemmatimonas sp. genome contains the following:
- the der gene encoding ribosome biogenesis GTPase Der, which produces MSLPVIAIVGRPNVGKSHLFNRIVGEASAIVSEEAGTTRDRHFGQADWAGHHFWLVDTGGLVEDSNEPMDVAIRKQVMQAIDEADLLMLVVDAKVGVHPSDARLVDILRHAKKPWVLVANKVDDPNSADFYDFYRLGVTDVYPVSAANGKGSGDLLDAVVAAIPETDEVPSEAVRIAVIGRPNVGKSSFVNKLLGEERLVVNDESGTTRDSIDAPMRYHDQEIIFVDTAGLRRQSKIDDGIEFYSALRTRRAIDSSDVCILMVDATEGLQNQDLKIATLAWEAGRGLIMVINKWDLYADKTDKSSAKFRKDAVEKVPYLGFVPFLFTSALTGQRVNKVLDMALEVQEQRTRRISTSQVNDALQEIIARLQPPQAAGREVKLNYATQVETSPPTFAFFGNHPDLIPENYIRFIHNQLREKWGFTGSPMRIIMRSKRES; this is translated from the coding sequence ATGAGTCTTCCAGTCATAGCCATCGTCGGACGTCCCAATGTCGGGAAGTCCCATCTGTTCAATCGTATCGTCGGCGAAGCGTCAGCGATCGTCAGTGAGGAAGCGGGCACGACCCGCGACCGCCATTTCGGCCAGGCCGATTGGGCCGGCCACCACTTCTGGCTGGTCGATACCGGCGGACTCGTCGAAGATTCGAACGAGCCGATGGACGTCGCCATCCGCAAGCAAGTCATGCAGGCGATCGATGAAGCCGATCTCCTGATGCTCGTGGTGGATGCCAAGGTCGGCGTGCACCCCAGCGATGCGCGCCTCGTCGACATTCTGCGGCACGCCAAGAAGCCGTGGGTGCTTGTCGCCAACAAGGTCGACGACCCCAACAGTGCCGACTTCTACGATTTTTATCGGCTGGGCGTGACCGATGTGTATCCCGTGTCCGCCGCCAACGGTAAGGGCTCGGGAGACCTGCTCGACGCCGTTGTCGCTGCCATCCCCGAAACGGATGAAGTGCCGTCGGAGGCGGTGCGTATCGCCGTGATCGGCCGACCGAACGTGGGCAAGTCGTCGTTCGTGAACAAGCTGCTTGGCGAGGAGCGCCTGGTCGTGAACGACGAATCGGGCACGACGCGCGATTCGATCGACGCGCCAATGCGCTATCACGACCAAGAGATCATCTTCGTCGACACGGCCGGTTTGCGGCGTCAGTCGAAGATCGACGACGGCATCGAGTTCTACTCGGCGCTGCGCACCCGGCGCGCCATCGATTCGTCGGACGTGTGCATCCTGATGGTCGACGCCACGGAAGGCTTGCAGAACCAGGATCTCAAGATCGCGACGTTGGCGTGGGAAGCCGGCCGCGGCCTGATCATGGTGATCAACAAGTGGGACCTGTACGCGGACAAGACCGACAAGAGCTCGGCCAAGTTCCGGAAGGATGCCGTGGAGAAGGTGCCCTATCTCGGCTTCGTACCCTTCCTGTTCACGTCGGCGCTCACGGGCCAGCGCGTCAACAAGGTGCTCGACATGGCGCTGGAAGTGCAGGAACAGCGCACGCGCCGCATCTCCACCTCCCAGGTGAATGATGCGCTGCAGGAGATCATCGCCCGACTGCAGCCGCCCCAGGCGGCAGGTCGCGAAGTGAAGCTGAATTACGCCACGCAGGTGGAGACCTCTCCGCCCACGTTTGCATTCTTCGGCAATCATCCGGACTTGATCCCCGAGAACTACATCCGCTTCATTCACAACCAGCTTCGTGAGAAGTGGGGATTCACGGGCTCGCCGATGCGCATCATCATGCGGAGCAAGCGCGAGTCGTGA